The sequence below is a genomic window from Pseudorca crassidens isolate mPseCra1 chromosome 20, mPseCra1.hap1, whole genome shotgun sequence.
ggcttcccagaggaagaaaCATTTCTGCTGGGTCTTGAAGCATGAACAGGAGTTCCCTGGTAGAGGGAACCATGCATGAGGAGGCACAGAGCTCTCTTCCTAGGGGTTGTAGAAAAGGCAGTGGGCCAGGGGAGGGATCCCATGGAAGAGGTGGGGGGAAGAGTACTAGAGGGGCCTTGGGGACCAAATCTATGACACCAGCAAAGACCAGGCATGTGGGAAGGTAGGTCAGTCCCTGCTTTGACTGGAATGGCTGTGGACTGTGGTGTGAGAGGGAGGAAGGCTGTGATGAAAAGGAGCTAGGTAGGTCTGGGTGAGCAACTGCCCCTGCTGGAGTACTTCCCCTACCTCCTAATGCCCCCCTCATCTCTCCCCGCAGGGCTTCCTGTATGACTTAGACAAGGTGAGTGTATAGAGAATGGTGTTGAAAGAGGTTGGCTCAGGGGGAGGTAAAGGGCCCTGGGCCTCAGGCTTCTCCTAACGCACCTCTCCCCCAGCAAGTCAAGTCCATTGAACGCTTCCTACGACGGCTGGAGTTCCACGCCAGCAAGGTACTTGTGCAGCATGCGTGTGTGCATGCAGCGTGGGGTGGGGGATTGAGTATCACAGGGAGATGGGATGATGCTAGGCCCTGGGTGAGCAACCCCAGTAGCGAGTCTCaatcccccctctgccaccccacTCATCTGCCCAGATCGACGAGCTGTACGAGGCATACTGTGTCCAGCGGCGTCTCCGGGATGGCGCCTACAACATGGTCCGTGCCTACAGCACCGGCTCCCCAGGGAGCCGTGAGGCCCGGGACAGCCTGGCCGAGGCTACTCGGGGGCATCGGGAGTACACAGAGGTGAGGGATGTGTGCCTGTGAGGCAGAGGCACAGAGTGTGGCAGAGCTGGTGAGAGGGGACTGGTTCTTGACCTCCTCCTGTCCCTGCCCATCCCTCTCAGAGCATGTGCCTGCTGGAGAGTGAGCTGGAAGCACAGCTGGGCGAGTTCCATCTCCGGATGAAAGGTACCAAGTGGTGAGGCCGACTGGTGGCGGGGAGAGGGAGGTGTGTTCCTGAGACCCCTGGACCCAGCTCATCTACTTCTTCCCCACTCCCAGGGCTGGCCGGCTTCGCCAGGCTATGTGTGGGCGATCAGTATGAGGTAGGAGGATGGGCAGGGAAGGGCTGGGATGGCAGGGTCGCAACACCAAGGGCTGCTTCAACCTGCCTCTTCCCCTAGATCTGCATGAAATATGGGCGTCAGCGCTGGAAACTACGGGGCCGCATAGAGGGTAGTGGAAAGCAGGTGTGGGACAGTGAGGAAACCGTCTTTCTTCCTCTGCTCACGGAGTTCCTGTCCATCAAGGTGATGTCTCTGCCCAGAACCATAGGACACCAAGATCCTGTGGCTCTATGACCCTGTGAACCCCTTATGATCCTCATGACCCTGAGACCCTTACCCCTGTGACCCCCATCTGGTTCCATGGCCCTCTGTGAATGTGTGACCCCTTGACCTTCATGACCCTGTGATTTCCTTGTGACCTCCTGACCTTGTGAATATATGACCCCTGAACTCTCATGAGGCTGTGACTCCCACGACCTCAATGACTACAAATTTAGACCTCTGTGGTCCCCGTGCTCCCAGGCTGCTTCGAGCCTCCATGGCCCCATTACCCTGAGAACTCCATTCCCTGTAACTTCCTCATGGCCCAATGACCCTGTGACTGTCACATAACCTCTATGCAAATTCAGACCTCTGATCTCCCACAATCTCATGACCCCTACACCCTTGTGACCCCACCATGCATTCTTGGCTACAGGTGACAGAACTGAAGGGCCTGGCCAACCATGTGGTTGTAGGCAGCGTCTCCTGTGAGACCAAGGATCTGTTCGCTGCCCTGCCCCAGGTTGTAGCTGTGGACATTAATGACCTCGGCACCATCAAGCTCAGCCTGGAAGTCACGTGGAGGTTGGTGGGGCTGAGGGGCTTGGAGACGGGGCTGGGGCTTCATGTTAGCACCTTCTAACAGCTTTTTCCCTCTCCAGTCCTTTCGACAAGGATGACCAGCCCTCAGCCGCTTCTACTGTCAACAAGGCCTCCACAGTCACCAAGCGCTTCTCCACCTATAGCCAGAGCCCACCAGACACGCCCTCACTTCGGGAACAGGCCTTCTATGTGAGTCACATCCCAGGCTCAGCTCCCCATCCAGGGGTTTGCTGGGGGTGATCCTGAgatgtccttttctctctcctagaATATGCTGAGGCGGCAGGAGGAGCTGGAGAATGGGACAGCGTGGTCCCTGTCCTCCGAATCTTCCGATGACTCCTCTAGCCCACAGCTCTCAGGCACTGCACGCCACTCCTCAGCCCCCAGGCCCCTGGTGCAGCAGCCTGAGCCTCTGCCCATCCAGGTTGCCTTCCGTAGGGCTGAGACCTCCACTTCTGGAACCGTGGATGAGGAGGGGGCCATGGCCCCAGCCCTGGCCAATGGGCATGCCCCCTACAGCCGGACTCTGAGCCATATCAGTGAGGCCAGTGTGGATGCTGCCCTGGCTGAGGCTTCAGTGGAGGCTGCAGGCCTAGAAAGTCTAGTCCAGGGACCCAGCCCACCTGCACATCCAGGTCCCACACATGGGGAGCACCCTAGTCCTGTCCCTTCTGCCCTGGACCCTGGCCATTCTGCCATAAGCCCCGCTCTCAGTACAACAGGCCCTGCCCACACATCTACAGACCCTGCCCCCTCCGCACACCTAGACTCAGTTAACAAGGCCATAAATTCTAGCTCTCCTGAATTGCCAGACCCCACCCACACCACTACAAGCGCCACCTCTAGTGTTGTAAGCCCTACCCATAGTGCTCCAAGCCTTACTCACACTACCACAGTTTCTACCCACAAGACTGTGGTCTCTACCATCACTATTACAGGCCCTACCCCCAGTACCACAGGGTCAGTCCAGACCACCACAAGTCCCACCCACAAGCCGATGCTTTCTACCGTCACTCCTGTAGCTCCTGTCCCCAATACTACAGACCCAGTCCAGACCACCACAAGCCTCAGCCACACTGTCACAAACCTGACACACACTGTCACAAGCCCCACCAACAAACACGTGATCTCTACCCTCTCTACTGCAGGCCCTACCCCCAGTACCACACACCCAGCCCAGACTACCACAAGCCCCACCCACACTACTACTAGCCCCACCCATACTACTGCAAGCCCTACCCATACCACCATAAGCCCCACCCACACTGCTATAAGCCCTACCCATACCATAACAAGCCCCGCCCATACCATAATAAGCCCTGCCAACACTACTGCAAGCTCTACCCACACCACCACAAGCAGTACCCACACTACTGCAACCCCTACCCACACAGCCAGGATTTCAACTCACACCGCTACACCCAATGCTAAGGACCCAGTCCAGATCACCGGGAGTCCTACCCATTCTGTCACAAGTCCCACGCTTATAACTGTAAGCCCTTCCACTTTTCTAGACCTTGCCACGCTCTCCAACCCCTCTGCAAACACAGACCCTCCCCTCCCAGGCATCGACCCCCTGTCCTGTAGCTACCCAGCCTCCACTTCCTGCACTCAGGCAGACCCCATAGCCCTCAGCACCTCCCACCCAAGTCCTACTTGCTCCAGTTGGGAACCCCTCACAAGCCCTTCCCCAAAACTCCCAGAAGCCATCCGTCAGAGCCCAagtccccctccctcacccctagCCCCTGTGCCCCAGCATTCAGACCCTAGAGTGGCCAGGGCTGCCCAGGCCCCAGTTCCAGGGGCAGCTGGAGGTGCTGGGGACAGGAAACTGGAAGAGGCACTGGGGGCCCTAATGGCTGCCCTGGATGACTATCGTGGCCAGTTTCCTGAGCTGCAGGGCCTGGAGCAGGAGGTGACCCGGCTGGAGAGTCTGCTTATGGTGAGGAGGGCTGGGCTGGTTTGCGGCAGCACAGGGAGGGCAGCCAGGCAGGGGCGACAGCTCTGACGCCCTTCACAACCCCAGCAGAGACAAGGCCTGACTCGCAGCCGGGCCTCCAGTCTTAGCATCACTGTGGAGCATGCCCTGGAGAGCTTCAGCTTCCTCAATGAAGATGAAGACAATGACAGTCCTGGGGACAGGTGAGAGGGGCTAGGAgcgggggaagaggggaggtgaGTAGCTGGTGAAGGAGAAAGGCGAGAAAGGGGAACAGGTGAGGTGAGGCCAGGGGGAGCACGTAAAGAGAGCAGTAAGATGGGTGGTGGGCTcgagggaggtgggtgggaggggatggACTTGCTGGCGGGTACATCTGTGTTCCTCTCTCCCACGTACTCCTCGTGTGTCCTTGTTGCTCATGTTTTCAATCCCATCTGTATCCCCAGTGCTTCTGGTCACCTTCCTCCTCATCCCTGCAGTGTCTGCCTCCTCCATCGGTCCCCACCAGCTCCTGAGCCTCCagctcctcctctcttccttggCCTCACCTTGAACCTACCCTATGAACGAGCCTTTACTATGCCTCTCCATGCATCCTGTGCCCCCCAGCATCAACCCCCTCTGTCTGGACCCCAGCTTTCCCATAGACCCTGGCCCCTTGGCTCTTTGTCCCAGAGTGGCCTTTGCCGATTCCCAGTTGAAGGTCatgcccagcccctcctccctccagtgCTGCCTAGGTTATGGCCCCGTGCCCTGCGCCTCTTGGGCCGCAATCCCTTGCAGTCCACATTGCGTAGACCATCCCGCCTGCAACCCTACTCCCGCCCATCCCAGCCCCGGCGGCCCCAGAGGTCCCAGCAGTCCTAGCTGGAGGTAGCCCTGGGCAGACAGGCTCTGGAGGCCCCTGCTACCACCTGCTGGTCCCAGCCCTTTCCTCCGTCTGGAAGTCCTCCGTGAACTTACCCATTGTCTGTTGTTTGTGCATGATGTGTTCTTCTGTTCTCGGATGGGGGGAACTTAATAAAAATACTCTGGTGACCAGATGATGATGTGTGCTCCTGGGGCGGTTGACCCCATTTTTCTCTCAGGCCCCCAAACAGCCCGGAGCCTGGGGCTGAGGACAGCCTCGACTCACCTAGTGCCCGACCCCTCAGCACAGAGTGTCCAGCTCTGGACACTGCCTTGGTCCAGCATCTGTACCACTGCAGCTGCCTCCTGCTGGTGAGGCTAGTGGTATTCCCCTACCCTTCCCTTGTAGCCCCTTCCCCCAGGGAGCCCTACACTTCAATCCTGGCCCTGCACACCTCCTCTGAATTCCACTCCCCAATGTCCCAGGGCCTGGCTCTTGCTGAATAGAACACCTCCCACACTCTGGCTCCCCCAAGTCTCTCCCGATGCATGCAGGGACTGGTAGTCCCTGGTCTCCACCCTCCCTAAGCTCTGTCTTGAGGTCTGAGCTACTTGGCCATCCCTattctccagaaactgggcacaTTTGGGCCCCTGCGCTGCCAAGAGGCATGGGCCCTGGAGCGACTACTACGGGAGGCCCGAGTGCTCGAAGCAGTATGTGAGCTTAGCAGGCGATGGGAAATCCCTGCCACCTCTGCCCAGGAAGGTAAAAGCTGTGTGGGCTCTGCCTCATGTCTGCCCCAAAGTTCCTCCCTTGCCCTATCCCACCTATGCGCCTGTCTCCCCACCGGCCTGTCCTGTTGCTGACAGTTTCCTGCACCTCCTCACAGTGGTGCAGTTCTCGGCCTCCCGGCCCGGCTTCCTGATCTTCTGGGACCAATGTACAGAGGGACTCAGCCCCTTCATCTGCCCCGTGGAGCGGGTGCTCCTCACCTTCTGCAATCAGTACGGCGCCCGTCTCTCCCTGCGCCAGCCAGGCTTAGCTGAGGCTGGTGAGTGGGCTGCCTACCTGCCCTCTTTGCTCTCCTTTCTCAGATCCCCAGTGATGGGACCTCAGGGAAAGCCAGGTCAGCCCACAGAGACATGCTGAGATGAGCACTGGGAAGAAACATCGAAGGCTCATGCCTCAGCACAAAAGGGCCCAGATTGGACCCTTTTGTGCTGGGTCCCTGCACCTGCACGTGGGGTGGGAGCACTCTTCCCGCTAAGGACCCAGGTCCATCCACACCCTGAGACCTGCGGCACTGCCTCCCACAGTGTGTGTCAAGTTCCTGGAGGATGCCCTGGGGCAGAAGCTGCCCCGGAGGCCCCAGTCAGGCCCTGGAGAGCAGCTCACCGTCTTCCAGTTCTGGAGTTACTTCGAAGCCTTGGACAGCTCCTCCATGGAGGCCTATGTGACCGAGACTGCCGAGGAGGGTGAGGCAGTAGCCCTGGTCACAAAGTGGCCTGATGCTATGGGTGGGTCTGAAAGTGTGAATTCAGGACATGAAGGTACAAAAGAACCCACCCCGGGAGGCTCTTTGCCCTGCCAGCTTGTTCCAACTGACACCCCCCCCGCCTGGCTTCCTTTTTTCAGTGTTACTGGTGCGGAATCTGAACTCAGATGACCAGGCTGTGGTGCTGAAAGCCCTGAGGTTGGCACCTGAGGGGCGGCTTCGAAGGGATGGGCTCCGGGCCCTCAGCTCCCTGCTTGTCCATGGCAACAACAAGGTCATGGCTGCTGTCAGCACTCAGCTCCGGAGCCTGTCACTGGGCCCTGCCTTCCGGGAAAGGGTAAGAGTCAGGCAGGGCTCCCTGAGGGCAAAGGCTGGGGTCCCAGGCTCCCAGTGTCTGGCTAAGTCTGCCTTCCCACCCTTAACCAGGCTCTACTCTGCTTCCTGGACCAGCTCGAGGATGAGGATGTGCAGACGAGAGTGGCTGGCTGCTTGGCCCTGGGCTGCATCAAGGTGacccctttctctcccctcccagctccccaAGCCCTGGGTCCTGAGCCTTTCTCACCTGCTGCACTGGGCCCACCTCAATGCTCTCTCCCCCGATAGGCTCCTGAAGGCATTGAGCCCCTGGTGTACCTGTGCCAAACGGACACAGAAGCCGTGAGGGAAGCAGCTCGGCAGAGCCTGCAGCAATGCGGTGAGACTGGGAATCGGAGATATGGGTCAAGTTGAGTTCTATGACATTTTGGCTGCTGGGAATAGGGGTGAGATGGGGTCAGGGGTGAGGTGGGGTcagggcggggctggggcctCTCCTGATCCCATCTTTATCCGTTACAGGAGAAGAGGGACAGTCTGCCCATCGACGGCTGGAGGAGTCACTGGATGCCCTGCCCCGCATCTTCGGGCCCGGCAGCATGGCCAGCACGGCATTTTAAACTCCCCACCCACCGGCCCCCAGtgccccttccccccactttCAGGGCTTACCAGGCACTGGCAGGGAGGGTGAGGGCTGGCTCCAGACACTCCTCCCTCACAGATTCCTATCAATGAAAATCTAATATATTCTCCTTTTGTCCTCGGGGTGGGTAGAGTCAGTGCCGCAGTCAAGTGCCTCACAGCCTCGGCTCAGCACATTTGCCATAGATCGGTGTCCCGGGCCTGGCCgtcctgcctctgccctgccACGTCCCttggttttgtattttatttacagagttttacagaaaataaaaaagcaaaatgccTTTCCTACGTAGCCTGGACTGGTGCACTACTGACCTTCTGCTCCAGCACACTCTGGCTGTGGCCCTGACACTAGTGTGTCCACACTCCAACTGTGACAATGCCATGTGCTTTTGCCCTGGAAATCCAGATGGAAGAGAGCTCAGAGGCTGGAACTGCGCTTGGAAAagagggcagaggaagagggTGGTGGAGTGTTGCTGAGGAGGCCCGGGCTGCAGGTGGGTGTACCCTGGGCCTGGAAGCTGTGGGCCTAGACTGGAGCCAAACTGTGGAGTTGGCCTAGAGAAGGCCCAAAGGGTGCCAGTCCTGGGAATGGCTCCCTGGCAGCCAGCTCACTTGGCCAGGAGGCAAAGAGGAAGCAGGCAGGAAAAGGTGTGGTGGTGGCTGGAGCTTCTGGCCACCAGGGAGCAGCAGAACCCTGTCAGGGAATGCCAGGCTTCTGGGTCTTCGCCTCAGCCCAGGCAGCTTCCTACAGAAGGGGCTGAGCACAAGGAGCTCCTTGAGCGCTGGGTAGTTGAGAGGAGATTCTTGCCGAGGGGAAGAGCTGgggcctgggaggcaggagaCCCGGATGGCTGCTCTGTGACTCTAAACAGAAggtccctcctctccctgagccACCTCCTCTCCGTAATAACAAACGTGACTAAACCCTGTGACCTCCCCACAGCTGGCAGGCTTGTGCTGCTTCAGGAAAGAGGGCTCTAGGGAGAGGGCTCACGTGAGTTTATTAACCCCAGAAAGTTAAGTGTTCAATGGGAGGAGGCTGAGGGTGGGGGGACTTCAGCATGGCAGGCCTGTTCTAAGGAGGGCCCGAGGGAGGCCCACACTCAAGGCTGGAGAAACAGGTCTGccacccttcccctctccctccagagCTTTCAGTGGAGACGGTGCAAGAGCAGGGCCTTCCCCACTCCCTGAGCCCACTCTGGTGTCCCAGTACCTGTGGCTGTAGCACAGCAGCGTGACACCCTGGGGGGAGTCTGTGTCCCTGCACTCGGGTAGAGCCAATGAGATGCCCAACAGTCCCCCCTGGGAGGTGACCCAGATCCCCAGAGAGCCCTGCCCCCCTGTGTTTTAGAGCTGTGTATGAAGAGGTTTGGCCGGGCCCTTAACCACCTGCTGGGGAAGCCAAgctgagcagaaaaaaaaaacggtaACAGGAAGGAGCACAGGAAACACCTGGGTGTGGATGCAGGTGGCTCATTCCAGTTGGGTGGGGGCAGGCTGACAGCCCTCAGCGCGTCGGCGCAGCGCTGTGCTCCCTCTGTGACTGGGTGGCATGGGAGGGATAGTGTAGCTCAGTTTTGGGGTGGTCGGCTGGAGTGGTAGGGGAGGGGAAGGCAAACAAACGATAGAGACCAAGACAGTACCCAAAGCTGGCCACAGCCTGGGCCTGCCGCAGGGGCCCCTGCATCAGGGCTGCAGTCCCAGGACCACCCCTAGGAGCCCCTCAGGCCTGAGGCCCCATGAGAGGTCCCCCAGTAGGGCAGGACTGTCCACTGACATCCAAAGCGTGGCCTGTGTGGTGGGCAAAGAGGAAGTGAACACTGGCTGACCGTGTCCTGTGAA
It includes:
- the RIPOR1 gene encoding rho family-interacting cell polarization regulator 1 isoform X3 encodes the protein MMSLSVRPQRRLLSARVNRSQSFAGVLGSQERGPRSFPAFSPPGPPRKPPALSRVSKMFSVAHPAPKVPQPERLDLVYTTLKRGLTAYLEVHQQEQEKLQRQIRESKRNSRLGFLYDLDKQVKSIERFLRRLEFHASKIDELYEAYCVQRRLRDGAYNMVRAYSTGSPGSREARDSLAEATRGHREYTESMCLLESELEAQLGEFHLRMKGLAGFARLCVGDQYEICMKYGRQRWKLRGRIEGSGKQVWDSEETVFLPLLTEFLSIKVTELKGLANHVVVGSVSCETKDLFAALPQVVAVDINDLGTIKLSLEVTWSPFDKDDQPSAASTVNKASTVTKRFSTYSQSPPDTPSLREQAFYNMLRRQEELENGTAWSLSSESSDDSSSPQLSGTARHSSAPRPLVQQPEPLPIQVAFRRAETSTSGTVDEEGAMAPALANGHAPYSRTLSHISEASVDAALAEASVEAAGLESLVQGPSPPAHPGPTHGEHPSPVPSALDPGHSAISPALSTTGPAHTSTDPAPSAHLDSVNKAINSSSPELPDPTHTTTSATSSVVSPTHSAPSLTHTTTVSTHKTVVSTITITGPTPSTTGSVQTTTSPTHKPMLSTVTPVAPVPNTTDPVQTTTSLSHTVTNLTHTVTSPTNKHVISTLSTAGPTPSTTHPAQTTTSPTHTTTSPTHTTASPTHTTISPTHTAISPTHTITSPAHTIISPANTTASSTHTTTSSTHTTATPTHTARISTHTATPNAKDPVQITGSPTHSVTSPTLITVSPSTFLDLATLSNPSANTDPPLPGIDPLSCSYPASTSCTQADPIALSTSHPSPTCSSWEPLTSPSPKLPEAIRQSPSPPPSPLAPVPQHSDPRVARAAQAPVPGAAGGAGDRKLEEALGALMAALDDYRGQFPELQGLEQEVTRLESLLMQRQGLTRSRASSLSITVEHALESFSFLNEDEDNDSPGDRPPNSPEPGAEDSLDSPSARPLSTECPALDTALVQHLYHCSCLLLKLGTFGPLRCQEAWALERLLREARVLEAVCELSRRWEIPATSAQEVVQFSASRPGFLIFWDQCTEGLSPFICPVERVLLTFCNQYGARLSLRQPGLAEAVCVKFLEDALGQKLPRRPQSGPGEQLTVFQFWSYFEALDSSSMEAYVTETAEEVLLVRNLNSDDQAVVLKALRLAPEGRLRRDGLRALSSLLVHGNNKVMAAVSTQLRSLSLGPAFRERALLCFLDQLEDEDVQTRVAGCLALGCIKAPEGIEPLVYLCQTDTEAVREAARQSLQQCGEEGQSAHRRLEESLDALPRIFGPGSMASTAF
- the RIPOR1 gene encoding rho family-interacting cell polarization regulator 1 isoform X1 codes for the protein MNSKKRGSPARTHSMMSLSVRPQRRLLSARVNRSQSFAGVLGSQERGPRSFPAFSPPGPPRKPPALSRVSKMFSVAHPAPKVPQPERLDLVYTTLKRGLTAYLEVHQQEQEKLQRQIRESKRNSRLGFLYDLDKQVKSIERFLRRLEFHASKIDELYEAYCVQRRLRDGAYNMVRAYSTGSPGSREARDSLAEATRGHREYTESMCLLESELEAQLGEFHLRMKGLAGFARLCVGDQYEICMKYGRQRWKLRGRIEGSGKQVWDSEETVFLPLLTEFLSIKVTELKGLANHVVVGSVSCETKDLFAALPQVVAVDINDLGTIKLSLEVTWSPFDKDDQPSAASTVNKASTVTKRFSTYSQSPPDTPSLREQAFYNMLRRQEELENGTAWSLSSESSDDSSSPQLSGTARHSSAPRPLVQQPEPLPIQVAFRRAETSTSGTVDEEGAMAPALANGHAPYSRTLSHISEASVDAALAEASVEAAGLESLVQGPSPPAHPGPTHGEHPSPVPSALDPGHSAISPALSTTGPAHTSTDPAPSAHLDSVNKAINSSSPELPDPTHTTTSATSSVVSPTHSAPSLTHTTTVSTHKTVVSTITITGPTPSTTGSVQTTTSPTHKPMLSTVTPVAPVPNTTDPVQTTTSLSHTVTNLTHTVTSPTNKHVISTLSTAGPTPSTTHPAQTTTSPTHTTTSPTHTTASPTHTTISPTHTAISPTHTITSPAHTIISPANTTASSTHTTTSSTHTTATPTHTARISTHTATPNAKDPVQITGSPTHSVTSPTLITVSPSTFLDLATLSNPSANTDPPLPGIDPLSCSYPASTSCTQADPIALSTSHPSPTCSSWEPLTSPSPKLPEAIRQSPSPPPSPLAPVPQHSDPRVARAAQAPVPGAAGGAGDRKLEEALGALMAALDDYRGQFPELQGLEQEVTRLESLLMQRQGLTRSRASSLSITVEHALESFSFLNEDEDNDSPGDRPPNSPEPGAEDSLDSPSARPLSTECPALDTALVQHLYHCSCLLLKLGTFGPLRCQEAWALERLLREARVLEAVCELSRRWEIPATSAQEVVQFSASRPGFLIFWDQCTEGLSPFICPVERVLLTFCNQYGARLSLRQPGLAEAVCVKFLEDALGQKLPRRPQSGPGEQLTVFQFWSYFEALDSSSMEAYVTETAEEVLLVRNLNSDDQAVVLKALRLAPEGRLRRDGLRALSSLLVHGNNKVMAAVSTQLRSLSLGPAFRERALLCFLDQLEDEDVQTRVAGCLALGCIKAPEGIEPLVYLCQTDTEAVREAARQSLQQCGEEGQSAHRRLEESLDALPRIFGPGSMASTAF
- the RIPOR1 gene encoding rho family-interacting cell polarization regulator 1 isoform X2, whose translation is MNSKKRGSPARTHSMMSLSVRPQRRLLSARVNRSQSFAGVLGSQERGPRSFPAFSPPGPPRKPPALSRVSKMFSVAHPAPKVPQPERLDLVYTTLKRGLTAYLEVHQQEQEKLQRQIRESKRNSRLGFLYDLDKQVKSIERFLRRLEFHASKIDELYEAYCVQRRLRDGAYNMVRAYSTGSPGSREARDSLAEATRGHREYTESMCLLESELEAQLGEFHLRMKGLAGFARLCVGDQYEICMKYGRQRWKLRGRIEGSGKQVWDSEETVFLPLLTEFLSIKVTELKGLANHVVVGSVSCETKDLFAALPQVVAVDINDLGTIKLSLEVTWSPFDKDDQPSAASTVNKASTVTKRFSTYSQSPPDTPSLREQAFYNMLRRQEELENGTAWSLSSESSDDSSSPQLSGTARHSSAPRPLVQQPEPLPIQVAFRRAETSTSGTVDEEGAMAPALANGHAPYSRTLSHISEASVDAALAEASVEAAGLESLVQGPSPPAHPGPTHGEHPSPVPSALDPGHSAISPALSTTGPAHTSTDPAPSAHLDSVNKAINSSSPELPDPTHTTTSATSSVVSPTHSAPSLTHTTTVSTHKTVVSTITITGPTPSTTGSVQTTTSPTHKPMLSTVTPVAPVPNTTDPVQTTTSLSHTVTNLTHTVTSPTNKHVISTLSTAGPTPSTTHPAQTTTSPTHTTTSPTHTTASPTHTTISPTHTAISPTHTITSPAHTIISPANTTASSTHTTTSSTHTTATPTHTARISTHTATPNAKDPVQITGSPTHSVTSPTLITVSPSTFLDLATLSNPSANTDPPLPGIDPLSCSYPASTSCTQADPIALSTSHPSPTCSSWEPLTSPSPKLPEAIRQSPSPPPSPLAPVPQHSDPRVARAAQAPVPGAAGGAGDRKLEEALGALMAALDDYRGQFPELQGLEQEVTRLESLLMRQGLTRSRASSLSITVEHALESFSFLNEDEDNDSPGDRPPNSPEPGAEDSLDSPSARPLSTECPALDTALVQHLYHCSCLLLKLGTFGPLRCQEAWALERLLREARVLEAVCELSRRWEIPATSAQEVVQFSASRPGFLIFWDQCTEGLSPFICPVERVLLTFCNQYGARLSLRQPGLAEAVCVKFLEDALGQKLPRRPQSGPGEQLTVFQFWSYFEALDSSSMEAYVTETAEEVLLVRNLNSDDQAVVLKALRLAPEGRLRRDGLRALSSLLVHGNNKVMAAVSTQLRSLSLGPAFRERALLCFLDQLEDEDVQTRVAGCLALGCIKAPEGIEPLVYLCQTDTEAVREAARQSLQQCGEEGQSAHRRLEESLDALPRIFGPGSMASTAF
- the RIPOR1 gene encoding rho family-interacting cell polarization regulator 1 isoform X5 gives rise to the protein MNSKKRGSPARTHSMMSLSVRPQRRLLSARVNRSQSFAGVLGSQERGPRSFPAFSPPGPPRKPPALSRVSKMFSVAHPAPKVPQPERLDLVYTTLKRGLTAYLEVHQQEQEKLQRQIRESKRNSRLGFLYDLDKQVKSIERFLRRLEFHASKIDELYEAYCVQRRLRDGAYNMVRAYSTGSPGSREARDSLAEATRGHREYTESMCLLESELEAQLGEFHLRMKGLAGFARLCVGDQYEICMKYGRQRWKLRGRIEGSGKQVWDSEETVFLPLLTEFLSIKVTELKGLANHVVVGSVSCETKDLFAALPQVVAVDINDLGTIKLSLEVTWSPFDKDDQPSAASTVNKASTVTKRFSTYSQSPPDTPSLREQAFYNMLRRQEELENGTAWSLSSESSDDSSSPQLSGTARHSSAPRPLVQQPEPLPIQVAFRRAETSTSGTVDEEGAMAPALANGHAPYSRTLSHISEASVDAALAEASVEAAGLESLVQGPSPPAHPGPTHGEHPSPVPSALDPGHSAISPALSTTGPAHTSTDPAPSAHLDSVNKAINSSSPELPDPTHTTTSATSSVVSPTHSAPSLTHTTTVSTHKTVVSTITITGPTPSTTGSVQTTTSPTHKPMLSTVTPVAPVPNTTDPVQTTTSLSHTVTNLTHTVTSPTNKHVISTLSTAGPTPSTTHPAQTTTSPTHTTTSPTHTTASPTHTTISPTHTAISPTHTITSPAHTIISPANTTASSTHTTTSSTHTTATPTHTARISTHTATPNAKDPVQITGSPTHSVTSPTLITVSPSTFLDLATLSNPSANTDPPLPGIDPLSCSYPASTSCTQADPIALSTSHPSPTCSSWEPLTSPSPKLPEAIRQSPSPPPSPLAPVPQHSDPRVARAAQAPVPGAAGGAGDRKLEEALGALMAALDDYRGQFPELQGLEQEVTRLESLLMRQGLTRSRASSLSITVEHALESFSFLNEDEDNDSPGDSASGHLPPHPCSVCLLHRSPPAPEPPAPPLFLGLTLNLPYERAFTMPLHASCAPQHQPPLSGPQLSHRPWPLGSLSQSGLCRFPVEGHAQPLLPPVLPRLWPRALRLLGRNPLQSTLRRPSRLQPYSRPSQPRRPQRSQQS
- the RIPOR1 gene encoding rho family-interacting cell polarization regulator 1 isoform X4; protein product: MNSKKRGSPARTHSMMSLSVRPQRRLLSARVNRSQSFAGVLGSQERGPRSFPAFSPPGPPRKPPALSRVSKMFSVAHPAPKVPQPERLDLVYTTLKRGLTAYLEVHQQEQEKLQRQIRESKRNSRLGFLYDLDKQVKSIERFLRRLEFHASKIDELYEAYCVQRRLRDGAYNMVRAYSTGSPGSREARDSLAEATRGHREYTESMCLLESELEAQLGEFHLRMKGLAGFARLCVGDQYEICMKYGRQRWKLRGRIEGSGKQVWDSEETVFLPLLTEFLSIKVTELKGLANHVVVGSVSCETKDLFAALPQVVAVDINDLGTIKLSLEVTWSPFDKDDQPSAASTVNKASTVTKRFSTYSQSPPDTPSLREQAFYNMLRRQEELENGTAWSLSSESSDDSSSPQLSGTARHSSAPRPLVQQPEPLPIQVAFRRAETSTSGTVDEEGAMAPALANGHAPYSRTLSHISEASVDAALAEASVEAAGLESLVQGPSPPAHPGPTHGEHPSPVPSALDPGHSAISPALSTTGPAHTSTDPAPSAHLDSVNKAINSSSPELPDPTHTTTSATSSVVSPTHSAPSLTHTTTVSTHKTVVSTITITGPTPSTTGSVQTTTSPTHKPMLSTVTPVAPVPNTTDPVQTTTSLSHTVTNLTHTVTSPTNKHVISTLSTAGPTPSTTHPAQTTTSPTHTTTSPTHTTASPTHTTISPTHTAISPTHTITSPAHTIISPANTTASSTHTTTSSTHTTATPTHTARISTHTATPNAKDPVQITGSPTHSVTSPTLITVSPSTFLDLATLSNPSANTDPPLPGIDPLSCSYPASTSCTQADPIALSTSHPSPTCSSWEPLTSPSPKLPEAIRQSPSPPPSPLAPVPQHSDPRVARAAQAPVPGAAGGAGDRKLEEALGALMAALDDYRGQFPELQGLEQEVTRLESLLMQRQGLTRSRASSLSITVEHALESFSFLNEDEDNDSPGDSASGHLPPHPCSVCLLHRSPPAPEPPAPPLFLGLTLNLPYERAFTMPLHASCAPQHQPPLSGPQLSHRPWPLGSLSQSGLCRFPVEGHAQPLLPPVLPRLWPRALRLLGRNPLQSTLRRPSRLQPYSRPSQPRRPQRSQQS